The genomic stretch TCAACGAATCAACGAATCAACGAATCAACGAATCAACGAATCAACGAATCAACGATAGCAGTTGGGTGGTAGGGTGGGGTTAGTCTATTCGTCTATTCGTCTATTCGTCTATTCGTTTGTAAGTAAAACGGCAGACGATACAATCCGTCTGCCGTGGTGTCAATGCATCCCTATATCGTGGGCAACAATGCTTCGGGATGTTTTCGCGCATCCACATTGGTATGGATTTGCGCGATTGTTCCATCGGGTGCAATGAGGTATGTCATGCGTTTGGCAGCGCGGTCTGCTGCCGATTGACAAGCCCCGTAAGAGAGACAGATTTCGCGTTCTGTGTCGCACAATAAGGGATATTCAAATTCCTGTGTTTTTGCAAATTTGGCATTGGCGTCAATACTGTCTGTGCTGACGCCCAGAATTTGCACATTTCTATCTGCATAGTCCTGGATTCGCTCCTGGAATCCCACACCTTCAGCCGTTCAGCCACCCGTGCTTGCTCTGGGATAAAACCAGAGTACGACGTTCTTGCCGCGATAATCACTGAGTTTTACTTCACGGCCTGTGTGGTCTTTGACCAGAAAATCAGGCGCGATATCACCTACTGCGGGCATTATGACCTCCTGAAAAAAATTGAAGTGTTGACAGACGGTGGCAATATAGGCAAACAGGATGTGTAAATCCAGCGGGAAAGTGAGAAGTAAAAGCCGAAACAAGCCTTTACCGCATTCCCGGTTCT from Gemmatimonadota bacterium encodes the following:
- a CDS encoding peroxiredoxin, translated to MPAVGDIAPDFLVKDHTGREVKLSDYRGKNVVLWFYPRASTGGUTAEGVGFQERIQDYADRNVQILGVSTDSIDANAKFAKTQEFEYPLLCDTEREICLSYGACQSAADRAAKRMTYLIAPDGTIAQIHTNVDARKHPEALLPTI